DNA sequence from the Xyrauchen texanus isolate HMW12.3.18 chromosome 35, RBS_HiC_50CHRs, whole genome shotgun sequence genome:
TTGTTTAGCAAGGGTTCGCTGGCTGTAAGCAGAAAGCTGAGTTTAGAAAGTGAGTTCCAGACGAGTTAGTGCTAACTTCAAACGAAATAGTGACTGAGTATCTAAATACTAAAGTGGACTTTATCAACGTGAATAACGGTGATAAGGAGGAGCTGTACGACTGGATATCCAGGTAGTGCCCTGAATCGCCGAGGGGTTCAGGGTTCCCCTGGCAACGAGGGATCGTAAGGAGGCCAGTACGCGCATATCAGGGATGAACGAGTGATTCAAGTTTCCTAACCCGGAAGGACTCATTACTACGGATTGAAGGTATcccatttaatgtttatttggctCTTCGGAGTGAAGCGGCCACAACACGCGAGCAACGGTACAGGCCTGCAACGAGGGGtgagcgcgcgcgtgtgtgtgggCCCACGTCAGTTAATGTGTTTATCTGTCCATttataaaggtgcgtacacactgccagcgacatcgcgcgcgatagcgactccatcccattcattttcaatgagagcacagcgacttccggcgacacgagctgtcgcgaccgttggcgactagatgtgggcgtgtccagcgacgccacaaagttgagacaagttcaactttattcaaatgaagagcgacttacggaagcgacagccaataggagagaagacgggagagctcacgtgatccttctctctcgccctctctctctctctctctctctctctctctctctctctctctctctctctctcagctcctgcagtaatggaaagatggatgaaaggttaattcttgctgttagaaattttccaagGGTccctatgatatgtctcttcccacatacaaggacatttttaagaaaaatactgcgtggaaaggtgtatctgagatcgtgaactcgctggggcaaacgagcatgctggggaatgggagatccGTGGGGGGTTTCCAGGCGGATAAGCGCCCATTGAAATTCCCAAATTGCCCACAGTGCTAACAGATCCCTCCACATACCCttgggtagaaggaccgagtcggggagccgctggagtggctttccttCTAACGCAGTGGGAGCAAGACCCATCCAGAAGCGCTGTCCATgcgtgggcagtgcccaacacgagaaccgccctgtcaatcactgcatcaagacggggctcggcaacaggtaaacataacatgttatggctatgttacgtgttttgagcTTACAGTGGGAGAGGGCGGGAGGGGGCGGGGCAGGGGCTTGATCGGCTTGGAATGCactttcaatgtgcacattgaattttgctacattcattgcgggacatttaatgaaaaagcaatcgcaagtgtcttgactgtgagtgtaaatgcaattaagaaaaataaaatttgaatgatcattttgccacagtttttgcttgaacatgttacacatatctaatcatttctgtaatacattttcattttaattttgcaacttataaagcgtttcaataatgcatattaaaacgagtgtctgaaatggcaaatgtaaattatgtaatttcattttcattttgcaccaaacgttgctagaatggtaatgtaaaatgtaaatttaaatacagaatgcattgccattttacatattgcattgtcattttgcacattaaatgtcaaattgaatattgctacccatatgcttccataccCGGAGACTAACAGTAAATTAATCGCATAGCTTAGCGCCATCTACTGTTTTGGAAGAGGATctactgcatttgtgagaaaatctgcctggacgcatttgtgagaaaatctgcctggatgcatttgtgagaaaatcgagccgagggatctcataaaagccatctgcacagtcgtaacagacaggtatgcatttgtatgcaataggtttggtatttgtttaaaggttacaagcaatttgtaggatggtttgtatttatttgtaaaatatgatcttggctcatttatttatatttgtaaaacactatacatatttgttactcctctgctcattttcactcaaattgacctttgtatttgcacattgctttctgtttgtttgcgagtcgagttttcctttgcaaagcagattgagtttgtttgcaaaatgctacatttgtttgtttaattatggcaCAAATTTAACTCCATATTAATCacttaactcctttactgaacacCATTATTAGATCATTAAAGACTTTACACTCTTCTTGGATGGATCAGATTAAAATAGCACGCTTTTAGTGTGTCTGACGGAGTTGACGCAAGTGACAGTAAGATGTAAGTTATGAagtaaataaatgtcaattttgtaTAAAATCTTCCCTTACATGGTTCGTTTTCGGAGACATTTAAATATATCAGTTTCAAATGAGTTTagtattataaaattaaaaataagattttaaacatgtttgtgtgttattttaaGAATCAGTGCCCTGCATGATGAAAAGAGAGTAAACAGAAGTTTAAAGAtgatgtgtgtcatttatttgaTGTTGAAATACTTTGTCCTATCCCTCAATATGCAGAGAACCTGTAGTTCAACAGTATTGCATAACATACAGATGATGTCTGATTTATAGCATGTGTGAGCACGCAACATCCTAATTACAGgaaattaagtttaatttatacagaacTGAAGTGTGTAGCTCACAAActcatttgtacatttgtaaaacTAAAGCAGTAACATGTTTCACAGTAAAAGCAGAAGTGAAAGGAGAACTTGTATTTACAAATGACTGATATACCAGAAATGTGTCTTTGTGCATGTACCAAAGCAGtatacacaaacatattttgttgggaaattttatattttaaaagcacattttcatgAATTGTGGATAATCAGTTTTCCAAATGCTGGACACATTTCACTTAGAAAATTCAGTTTTCTCTCATACAATGTCAAATATCCAAGATTCTGTGTGTGATAAAGATTTCAAGAGGTCGCTAAAATAGTCATACAAATAACCACAAAATATATGTGAGTAAATCTTTTATTTCAGCAGTTTAGTTTGATTTTTTCTGGAAATAAAGGTTTTGTACATTTTACATGgatcagaaaatgtgttttttttcttcctgttAATAGTTTGAGTTGAGTTCCTTCCATTGTGATTGTGAGGATACGAAACAAACAAGCTCTATTTAGTAATGCaaaattattcattaaataatctcTATATTCTGTTGTGGTGGTCGTATGTTGTCTTCACTGTGGTTGTGTCAGTTCATCAGGATGTAGAAGAACAGAGGCGACAAAAGAAGCAAGAAACTGCCCTTATAGATTCCATCTAATCAAGACAAGAGATgtttttacaaacacaaaaacagtcATTATATTTAAAGATTCACTTGAATAGAATTTGACTTTTTGAATTTTGAATTGCAACAATAAAGTGATCAAATACTTAATTCTTTAAACGGTACCCTAATTCtaatagctttggataaaagtgtctgcttaatgaatgaatgtaaatgatCACATGGTCAAATGAAGGACAATACCTGTGCCATTGCAGAGATCAGTGTCACAGCACTTGGTAGTAATTGTTCCTCCAGTTGGGATCTGTTCGGTTCTAGGTTTACATTCAGGAGCACAAGCCTTAGCTGTGACAGACACCTCAGTGGAACCTACTACAAAGACAGAAACCCCCAATTTAAGATAGAAGAAAGTTTTTCTCAAAAATTACCTGAGGATATAATTAGGAAAATAATTCATGTGAAGAGCtcaacaaataaacattttcactcCAGTAGTGCTGTAACTTTCAGTTATTTATGACCAGACTTACCAATGGAATCCGTTATTACACTTCCACATTTGGAACCTCCAATGGGACATGTCATCGTTGTTCCATCACAAGAACCCGTTTTTGTCATAAATGTGCAGAAATAACATTTGAGAGAGTGTCCTGTAGCAATAAAAAGAAAGACTTTCATTAACATCTCTATATGAACCACATAATACATCGATACTTTACATGCTGAAGTGCTTTTTTACCTCCAGTGAGAAAAATCAAAAGAAGCACAACAGAGACTCGTAGATTCATCTTTGCTCAGGAGGGAAATGAAATCTCATAGTTTCAGATCTGTTTTATGATCGCTGAAAAGGGGAGGGTTCATTGCGGAAATAAATGCAGATTTATTCAAAGTAGAGGCGGGAGTTATACTTCTGAGATTACAAAACTTTGACTAGTTTTTTTATTCCCCCATTATGTAGAgcaacaaataaagtgaaagtggaaatttagagtaaaaaaaggacttaactttgatctgtttctcacccactcctagtATATCACTTCTGCAGATATAGATATAACGCTGTTGAACTCATTTAAAGAGGATGTAGTTGATCAGAGGCCCCAAGAGTTACACAGGATTCCCTGACAGCATGTCACCTTTCCAACATTTGAAATCAGATATATTTAGAGGCAAACTCTTTTACAATCTCTGACTCATCATTAAATGTCCATCACTGATTCTTGTGATAAAGAACAAAACATGTCTTACATAAAAAAGtcatctttgttaaaaatcaagaaatgtataattatataaattctgGAAAAGATCAATCTAAAGTAAATGTGTATACTCAGGGCatttattacttacatttttaaataatttcattcggttttattttttaggttttgttttttaaatgcacGCTCTGTACTTGGAATCACATgtaacttaacctgtcctcagcaagagaTCACAATGTTAAACTGTACAAATAACCACAAAATATAGGTGTGTAAATCTTTTATTTCAGCAGTTCAGTTTGACTTTTTCTGGaaataaaggtttttttttttgtgatcaacatttttattgttttctggGGGGGGTGGGGGTTACAGACATCTCCAAAATCATATGTGACTATAtaaggagaaaaaataaataaataaataactaaaggataagaaaagaaaaagaaaaacatcacaGTGGTAATGATTGGATGAATGAGACAATACATTATGATAAGACAatacataaaacaacagaaatatgTAAGGCAGGTATAGTTCACAACAAAGATTGCCTAGCTGTTGTCCCTGGACCATGAGATTATCCTAGATGAGAAAGAGTTCCAAGCTTGTACAGTCGCTGGTCGCGCCTTATTGAGTCGTGCAGTTGTATGTTCAAGGTTGACAATGTTGACAAGGCTATGGATCCAGAATGATTCCATACACATATCCGGAAAGAACCAGTTATTCGAAATTGTTTTCTTTGCAGAGGTAAACCCTGCGAATAACATTTTGAACTGAATTTGCTTAAGATTTATATCAGAATTATCATTAAGGAGACAGAAACCAGGATTAGGCacataaaaaatgtcaagtaTACCCACTAAAGATGAGTTCACATGCAACCAGAACTTAGAGATAACTGGACAATCCCAAAACATGTGTAAAAACGTTCCAGGTGAAGCAGTGTTACATATATGACAATTGTGAGTAGGTTGTAATTTCATCTGGAATCTCTTATAATGTGTGATGTAGGCTCTATGTATTGTTTTGAAGTGAATTAGTTGGTGAACTAAGTTCTTAGAGGTCCTACTTAGATTGTACCATATTCTCTCCCAATCTAGGTTTATATTTAAACTCCCCAACTCCCTGTTCCATATGGACTCAATTGGTAAAGCCTTGGCACTATGCTGAATCAGTGCACTATATATTAAAGAGACAGAAGGTCTGCCCAGTAATGGTGCAATCCATTGCAACATGGGATGTGAGGGGAGAGGAGAATTCCAGGGAACTCCATACGTTTTTAATGCTGATCTTAGCTGAAAGTAAACAAAATAAGAGGACCCAGGAAGATAAAAGCGTGATCTTAAATCTTGAATGGAGCAGAGACCTTGAGTATCATATATATCACCTAATGTATTCACCCCAAGGGATGACCAAGATGGCTGATTAAATGGTTTGTTGCCACATAATAATCTCTGGTTATGCCATAGTGGCGTGTTCCGACAGAATTTAGGTGGGCCGCCCATCCACTGTTCTGCTTTCTTCCACACTTGTATAGAGTTAGCAATGATGGGCCCAAAATtctcttttattgttttgtttgttacacTAGAGAATAGGATGTCTTGCAGTTTGTGTGGTAATATTTTAGCAGATTCAATCAATCTCCATGCCGTGGTAGACTGTGGGTCTACCCATGAGCTGAGTGCTCTGATCTGAAATGACCAATAATAAAGTTCAACGTTTGGTACTGCCAGACCACCCAGCAGTTTGGGTCGTTGCAGTGTATTCAAACGAACCCTGGGCCTTCTACCATCCCAAATAAAACTGGAAATCATAGAGTGAATGTCTTTAAAGTAATTTGGAGGGGGGCAGAGTGGTAACATAAAGAAAAGGAAATTAAAACGGGGCAATATGTTCATTTTGACTGTATTAATTCTACCTTGAAGAGATGTTTTTAGATTCTTCCATCTATgaatgtctgattttattttgctTAACATAGTGTTGAAGCTATCTCTGGtaattttatgtatgtttttatagaTCTTAATGCCCAGATATGTAAAAGAGCTTTTGGTCTGAATATAGCTGGGAATAGGAACACTTGTGTGTATATTATTTAGAGGCATGAGTGCCGATTTTGTCCAATTAATTTTGTAGCCTGACAGGCTGCTAAAATTATCAAATTCTTTAATAACTGGGTGAATAGAGGTGTCAAAGTTATCTAAGAACAAAATTATATCATCCGCGTACAGAGATATAATATGATTATGATGACCAATTTCCATAGGGGAAGCTGTAGATTGCCTGATGGCTTGTGCTAGAGGTTCAAgagaaagacaaaataaaagtgGCGAGAGTGGACACCCCTGTCTTGTACCACGCTGCAGGGTAAAAGGAGAAGAGATTATGTCACCTGTTAGAACACTTGCTAAAGGTGAGTGGTATAAGCCTTGATCATTGCTATGAAATTATTCCTGAAACCGAAACGTTGTAGGACTGCCCACATATATTTCCACTCTATCCTATCGAAGGCTTTCTCTGCGTCCAATGAAAACACAGCACAAGGATTTGGGTGTGTCTCTGCCACCTCTATAATGTGTAGCAGCCTTCTCATGTTATCAGATGCATAGCGTCCCTTGATAAAGCCTGTTTGGTCTTCATTGACTAGAGATTGAATAACTTTTTCCAGGCGCAGAGCAAGTACTTTGGCATATATCTTCAGATCACTTGTAAGTAAAGATATTGGTCTAAAGCTAGAACTCTCAAAaggatgttttccctttttcaAGAGTAAGGTGATGAGTGCTGTTTTTTGGTCTCTATGGAAGGTCCCACTTTGGATTGCAAAATTAAACGAATCCAGCATGAGTGTGCCCACCATGTCCCATAGTTCTAAATAAAGCTCTGGAGGGAGGCCATCCAAGCCAGGCGATTTGCCTTTGTTGAGACATTTTGCAGCTTTATGTAGTTCGTCCAGCTCTAATACAGCTTCCAGATCATCATGATGAGTTTGCTTGAGGCAGGGAGGCTCTAGTTTGTCAAGAAAATGTTTACTGGTAGCATCGTCATAAGAAATCTCTGATTTGTATAAGTTTTCATAAAATTTTAAGAATGTATTATTAATGGCTTGCGGATTGGTAGTAATTTTGCCCTCAGGTGTATTTATTGCTGGGATGTGAGCTTTTGTTTCACATTCCTTAAGCATAAGAGCGAGTAGGTGACTGGGCCTCTCTGCTTCAAAATAGTACTTTTGTCTGGTTCTATGCAAGATAAATTCCGCCTTTGATACGGCCAGTGTCTTGTATTCATCTTTCAAAGATGCCAGCAATTTAGACTGATCATCTGAGAAGCTATGTTTTTGCAAATTCTCTAATGATTCTATTTTGTTTTCAAGATTTGTGATCTGGGAAACTTTTGTTTTAGCTAAAGTTGAGGAGAATGAAATACAGAAACCACGTAAAAAACACTTTGTAACCTCCCATAGAACTTGTGGATTAGGACAATCCTTTGTGTTAATATCTAAAAAAATCTTTTAATTGTGCTTTGAGTGAACTAAGAAATCCAGCATTAGTTAGTAAAGATGTGTTTAAACACCACCTGGGGGCCTTGGACTTGATGTTGGGCAGATCGATGTTGCATATAAGTGCGGAGTGATCAGATAGTAGAATTGGTAAAATAGTAATGGACGTATGTCCTGCAATTAGGGTTGGGCTAAGAAAAATATAATCTATCCGGAAAATGATTTATGTCTATTGGAGAAAAATGTGTAATCTCTAGAAGTAATGTTCTGTATACGCCAAACATCCACAAGATTTAAATCTTTGAGAAGTGTATTCAATAAGGTAGATGAAGGATTGGCCATTACATCTGAATTAGATTTATCAAGAGACGGATTAAGGACTACATTGAAGTCGCCTCCCACCACTAAAGAACAATCATTTTGTTCTAACAATGTGTTTcctatgtaagaaaaaaaaactctgtcaGGCTCATTTGGGCAGT
Encoded proteins:
- the LOC127629079 gene encoding lymphocyte antigen 6B-like produces the protein MNLRVSVVLLLIFLTGGHSLKCYFCTFMTKTGSCDGTTMTCPIGGSKCGSVITDSIVGSTEVSVTAKACAPECKPRTEQIPTGGTITTKCCDTDLCNGTDGIYKGSFLLLLSPLFFYILMN